Proteins encoded within one genomic window of Bombina bombina isolate aBomBom1 chromosome 1, aBomBom1.pri, whole genome shotgun sequence:
- the LOC128639033 gene encoding gastrula zinc finger protein XlCGF8.2DB-like translates to MEDNNSESPEEGYLGNTDLHSNEWGDTAIDTSEQSVQYEQDSATIFPMYDPGESLCNTSSTDLDIETFQIEEGVPTSRYKCSDTLTSCGKSGRRMKYKTWSGHRQYLCLDCGKCFTHSSTLATHQRTHTGEKPYICSDCGKSFTRSSTLATHQRIHTGERPYGCIECGKCFIQSSHLVLHQRIHTGHKPYTCKDCGKSFSDRSHFVIHQRTHTGEKPYTCTQCGKSFSSNSNLVAHHKLHTENTVYICNQCGKSLSNRLTYASHQKTHLADKPFVCVECGKGFTRKLQLVLHKRIHTGERPFACNECGKRYTRKSYLIIHQKIHSGDILYVCSSCGESFPEHSHLKAHQKTHREEEEISKSTVTEKVSVTGQLFLADKKAKIKQI, encoded by the coding sequence ATGGAAGATAATAATTCAGAAAGCCCTGAAGAAGGATATTTGGGGAATACAGATTTACATAGCAATGAATGGGGGGATACAGCAATTGATACATCTGAACAATCTGTGCAATATGAACAGGATAGTGCCACAATATTCCCTATGTATGATCCAGGAGAAAGTCTATGTAATACCAGCAGCACTGATTTGGACATTGAAACATTTCAAATAGAAGAGGGTGTGCCAACTTCAAGATATAAATGCAGTGATACCTTAACTAGTTGTGGAAAATCAGGGAGAAGAATGAAATACAAAACATGGTCAGGGCACAGGCAGTATTTATGTCTAGACTGTGGCAAATGTTTCACTCACAGTTCAACGCTAGCAACACATCAGAGAactcacacaggggagaaaccctaCATATGCTCTGACTGTGGAAAAAGCTTCACCAGGAGCTCTACTCTGGCTACTCACCAAAGGATCCACACTGGAGAGAGACCATATGGTTGCATTGAGTGTGGGAAGTGTTTTATTCAAAGCTCGCACCTTGTTTTACACCAGCGAATTCACACAGGACACAAACCGTATACATGTAAGGATTGTGGCAAGTCATTTAGTGATCGGTCACACTTTGTGATACACCAGAGaactcacacaggagaaaagccctaTACTTGCACACAATGTGGAAAAAGCTTTAGCAGCAACTCAAATCTTGTAGCCCACCATAAACTTCACACTGAAaacactgtatatatctgtaaCCAATGTGGGAAAAGTCTCAGTAACCGGCTAACGTATGCAAGCCATCAGAAAACACACTTGGCAGACAAACCTTTTGTTTGTGTAGAATGTGGTAAAGGCTTCACTCGTAAGTTACAACTGGTGCTACACAAGAGGATCCACACAGGAGAGAGGCCTTTTGCATGTAATGAATGTGGCAAAAGGTACACACGCAAATCCTATCTAATTATACACCAGAAAATTCACTCTGGAGATATTCTGTATGTCTGTAGTTCCTGTGGAGAGAGCTTTCCTGAACATTCCCACCTTAAAGCACATCAGAAGACTCacagagaagaggaggagatatCTAAATCCACTGTCACAGAAAAGGTTTCAGTGACAGGGCAATTATTCTTAGCTGATAAAAAGGCTAAAATAAagcaaatctga